In the genome of Thermosphaera aggregans DSM 11486, one region contains:
- a CDS encoding Snf7 family protein, whose product MSWAGIRREETIGDKLKRLFNNDREPIEKKAIVAQYRVKTAIGRINGYIEKLSERDRELFETIVDALSRRDEVRAKMYAREVAEIRKITKQLLTVQYALEHAALKLETFVIYGGAVNEVAPVLGVMKEALGILKGVAPDIWIDLQYAVRELETAMGAGMVDLTIEVGTGLDGEAKKVLEEAKVVAEQKIKERFAELPRTIGVGEGEASKTTAAP is encoded by the coding sequence ATGAGCTGGGCTGGAATTAGACGCGAGGAAACCATTGGTGATAAGCTGAAAAGACTCTTCAACAACGACAGAGAACCGATCGAGAAGAAAGCAATTGTTGCTCAATACAGGGTTAAGACAGCTATTGGCAGGATAAATGGTTACATTGAGAAACTTTCTGAGAGGGATCGCGAATTATTTGAAACCATCGTCGACGCGCTATCAAGGAGGGATGAAGTAAGAGCTAAAATGTATGCTCGCGAAGTAGCCGAGATAAGGAAGATTACCAAGCAACTGCTAACTGTGCAATACGCCTTAGAGCACGCCGCGTTGAAGCTTGAGACCTTCGTCATATATGGAGGAGCCGTCAACGAAGTAGCACCTGTACTTGGTGTTATGAAAGAGGCGCTTGGTATATTGAAGGGTGTGGCACCTGACATTTGGATTGACCTACAGTACGCCGTGAGAGAGCTCGAGACCGCGATGGGGGCTGGAATGGTTGACTTAACAATAGAGGTCGGCACCGGGTTAGATGGTGAGGCTAAGAAGGTGCTGGAGGAGGCTAAAGTAGTGGCTGAGCAGAAGATCAAGGAGCGGTTTGCGGAGCTTCCCAGAACGATTGGTGTTGGGGAAGGAGAAGCCTCGAAAACAACTGCTGCCCCTTAA
- the cutA gene encoding divalent-cation tolerance protein CutA — protein MEGGWAVVLVTASSYEEALKIGRRLVEAKLAACLNIVREVTSIYWWEGRVEEGSEALLIVKTTFEKLESLIKEVKKIHSYSVPEIIALPVVAGSTDYLRWVRESTS, from the coding sequence TTGGAGGGTGGTTGGGCGGTTGTTTTAGTAACGGCTAGTTCGTATGAAGAGGCTTTGAAAATCGGGAGAAGGCTTGTCGAGGCTAAGTTGGCGGCATGCCTTAACATTGTAAGGGAAGTTACAAGCATATACTGGTGGGAAGGCAGGGTTGAAGAGGGTAGTGAGGCTCTTTTAATTGTTAAAACTACTTTTGAAAAACTTGAATCCCTTATTAAGGAGGTTAAGAAAATCCATTCGTACAGTGTCCCAGAAATTATAGCATTACCAGTGGTCGCTGGTAGCACTGATTATTTGCGATGGGTGCGGGAATCAACGAGTTGA
- the glmS gene encoding glutamine--fructose-6-phosphate transaminase (isomerizing) gives MGGIFAAVCKEKIPEGVLYNGLRRLVYRGYDGAGVAFLRGDKIVVWKSPGHLEKIAPQLNYLNTDSDVAVAHTRYASRGWPVLENTHPLLDCTGRIAVVGDGIIENYEDYRKVLEDRHHQLKGRTDTEVAAHLLEEALAKGVNVLEVLQTLSKQLKGIYSLVFLIEPYRKLFFIANGQPLVIGIGEKCYFVSSDIPSLYGFAETAYMIEDGTIGWVDAQGFTAIRTADGSVLTPERLQGKRVKYFAEAGEKGGFPHFMLKEIYESPEALNRVLLAVMEKYLHLASMIVYGAKNAFILANGTSLHAGMIGSYYFNDLAGVSVDPVSAAEFPYYALETVETGTVVIAISQSGETSDVISSIKLAKQRGAVVIGITNNVGSRLALESNVYLPIGAGPEIAVPATKSFTATLATLLLFASYTGMFTGKTSRDDYRRIVEEIKNASALLKEKIPEFDKNAMNIVQLNYNWGGAYVASSGINYPLALEGALKLKEAAIIHAEGFQLGEMRHGPMVLVSRDFPMVLIEPAEEQAKPLYVKVLEEARNKGAKPIVIGPGRLGDSVTIQTPSVPRYLSPIVSSIPIQLLAYRLGVAFNRPIDTPPGLAKAITT, from the coding sequence ATGGGCGGTATTTTCGCAGCAGTCTGTAAGGAGAAAATCCCTGAAGGCGTCTTATACAATGGTTTGAGGAGGCTTGTATACAGGGGTTACGACGGAGCCGGGGTTGCCTTCTTACGGGGAGATAAAATCGTTGTTTGGAAGTCCCCGGGGCATTTAGAAAAAATTGCTCCACAGTTGAATTATTTGAACACGGATTCAGATGTGGCAGTTGCGCACACAAGATATGCTAGCAGGGGCTGGCCGGTCCTAGAGAACACTCATCCCTTGCTGGATTGCACTGGCAGAATCGCCGTAGTGGGGGACGGAATAATCGAAAACTATGAGGATTATCGAAAAGTCCTCGAGGACAGGCATCACCAGTTAAAGGGGAGAACCGATACGGAGGTAGCGGCCCACCTGCTTGAGGAAGCGTTGGCGAAAGGGGTTAACGTGTTAGAGGTGCTTCAAACACTGAGCAAGCAGTTGAAAGGCATATATTCCCTAGTATTCCTTATCGAGCCGTATAGAAAGCTATTCTTCATAGCTAATGGCCAACCATTAGTTATCGGCATAGGCGAGAAATGTTATTTCGTCTCAAGCGACATTCCCTCTTTATACGGCTTCGCTGAAACAGCCTACATGATTGAGGATGGAACTATAGGCTGGGTTGATGCCCAAGGCTTTACAGCCATTAGGACTGCTGATGGAAGCGTTCTCACTCCCGAGAGGCTTCAGGGTAAAAGGGTGAAGTACTTTGCCGAGGCTGGAGAGAAAGGCGGGTTTCCCCATTTCATGCTGAAGGAGATATATGAATCTCCTGAAGCCTTGAACAGGGTCTTACTTGCGGTAATGGAGAAGTACTTACACCTAGCCTCCATGATAGTGTACGGCGCTAAGAACGCTTTCATACTTGCCAATGGGACAAGCCTTCACGCAGGCATGATCGGGTCTTACTACTTCAACGACTTAGCCGGCGTGAGCGTTGACCCTGTTTCAGCAGCTGAGTTCCCATACTACGCCTTGGAGACTGTTGAGACCGGTACCGTGGTTATTGCTATAAGCCAAAGCGGTGAAACCTCCGACGTAATATCGAGCATTAAGCTTGCCAAGCAGAGGGGAGCGGTGGTGATCGGGATTACGAACAACGTTGGATCAAGACTTGCCCTGGAGTCAAACGTTTACCTTCCAATAGGTGCTGGACCAGAGATAGCCGTGCCCGCGACGAAGTCCTTTACCGCGACACTAGCCACATTGCTCCTCTTCGCATCCTACACGGGTATGTTCACAGGTAAAACATCACGGGATGATTATCGAAGAATTGTTGAGGAGATCAAAAACGCTTCTGCATTATTGAAAGAAAAGATTCCAGAGTTTGACAAGAATGCGATGAATATTGTTCAGCTAAACTATAACTGGGGAGGCGCGTATGTAGCGAGTAGTGGGATAAACTATCCCTTGGCCCTTGAAGGTGCGTTGAAGCTCAAGGAGGCAGCTATTATTCATGCTGAGGGATTCCAGCTCGGCGAGATGAGGCATGGCCCAATGGTGTTGGTCTCAAGAGACTTCCCCATGGTGTTAATAGAGCCTGCGGAGGAACAGGCTAAACCGCTTTATGTTAAGGTTTTGGAGGAAGCCCGTAATAAGGGCGCTAAACCCATCGTGATTGGTCCAGGCAGGTTAGGCGATAGTGTTACTATTCAAACACCGAGTGTGCCAAGATATCTCTCCCCAATAGTCTCTAGCATTCCGATTCAACTACTAGCCTACAGGCTCGGAGTAGCTTTCAATAGACCTATAGACACTCCACCAGGTCTTGCGAAAGCTATAACCACCTAG
- a CDS encoding tryptophan--tRNA ligase, with amino-acid sequence MSTRLDPWGHFAIEDYEKLLVEFGIRPINEVYGLISRLHPYFTRKVVFGHRDFDKWLEDLRAGHKVAVLTGFMPSGRPHLGTAMVYEELKFFQELGAHVKIAIADAEAYVVRREDRRTTILNGVDFIAHAIAWGLDPEKTEFYFQTAMKEEYYRLIQMFSKKITMAEMEAIYGELSPGKIIASLTQAADILHLQLDSYGGFKNILVPVGADQDPHLRLTRDIADRFEGELGLKRPASIYHKLIRGLDGNKMSKSRPEFAIHLDEDEETVRKKFVNALTGGRATAEEQRRLGGEPWKCTVYEVYLYHLIREDEKLKEVYDDCVSGRVLCGECKRKALNLLLERLKNHREKYREVKESNIVEKIVNIPSF; translated from the coding sequence ATGAGCACTAGATTAGACCCTTGGGGCCACTTTGCAATAGAGGATTATGAAAAACTGCTCGTAGAGTTTGGGATACGACCTATCAACGAGGTCTATGGGCTGATAAGCAGGCTACACCCGTATTTTACTCGGAAAGTAGTATTCGGGCACAGGGATTTTGACAAGTGGTTGGAGGATCTTAGAGCAGGCCACAAGGTGGCGGTTCTAACAGGCTTTATGCCCAGTGGCAGACCCCACCTCGGTACAGCAATGGTTTACGAGGAGTTGAAGTTCTTTCAGGAACTAGGGGCGCATGTTAAAATAGCGATCGCTGATGCAGAGGCATATGTGGTGAGGAGGGAGGATAGGAGGACAACCATATTAAATGGTGTTGACTTCATAGCCCACGCCATCGCCTGGGGTCTAGACCCGGAGAAAACAGAGTTTTACTTCCAAACCGCTATGAAGGAGGAGTACTATCGCTTGATACAAATGTTTTCCAAGAAGATAACGATGGCGGAGATGGAGGCAATATATGGGGAGCTGTCTCCGGGGAAGATCATTGCTTCTTTAACACAGGCAGCAGACATACTGCACTTACAGCTAGACTCCTATGGGGGATTCAAGAACATCCTTGTCCCGGTGGGTGCTGATCAAGATCCTCATCTACGGTTGACAAGGGATATAGCTGACAGGTTTGAAGGAGAGCTAGGCTTAAAGCGCCCGGCATCCATATATCACAAGCTTATCCGCGGGTTAGATGGTAATAAGATGAGCAAGAGTAGGCCAGAGTTCGCGATTCATCTGGATGAAGACGAGGAAACGGTGAGAAAGAAGTTTGTGAACGCCTTAACGGGGGGACGGGCAACGGCTGAGGAGCAGAGAAGGCTTGGGGGTGAGCCCTGGAAGTGCACAGTTTACGAAGTATACCTGTATCATTTAATCCGTGAAGACGAAAAGCTGAAAGAAGTATATGACGATTGTGTTAGTGGTAGGGTTCTATGTGGGGAATGTAAGAGGAAAGCTTTAAACCTCCTGCTTGAGAGGCTGAAGAATCATCGTGAAAAGTATCGGGAAGTAAAAGAGAGCAATATTGTTGAAAAAATCGTCAACATTCCCTCTTTCTAG
- a CDS encoding orotidine 5'-phosphate decarboxylase / HUMPS family protein, whose translation MPGKLQVALDLLELTKAVEISTRIVSAVTCANIWIEVGTPLLKTWGKIAVKALKNITDCFTVADTKTMDVPEVEGAAVFGAGADAYTILAVADDEVVKEGVRFAHERGKTVIADLINHPDPLKRGVELASYDVDALLFHIGISVQKARGVSAKDLINEVRELRRLVSSKIAVAGGLKPGDIKPLIDSGVDIVVVGGAITKNPEPEKVVKQILREMGYD comes from the coding sequence ATGCCGGGAAAGCTACAAGTCGCCCTAGATCTCCTAGAGCTTACAAAGGCTGTTGAAATATCTACTAGGATAGTCTCCGCTGTAACCTGCGCGAATATATGGATTGAGGTGGGCACACCTCTTCTAAAAACCTGGGGAAAGATAGCTGTGAAAGCTTTGAAAAACATAACAGACTGTTTTACAGTGGCTGATACGAAAACCATGGATGTTCCCGAGGTCGAAGGCGCAGCCGTCTTCGGGGCTGGAGCCGATGCCTACACGATATTGGCAGTTGCTGATGATGAAGTCGTGAAAGAAGGCGTCAGGTTTGCACATGAAAGAGGCAAGACTGTAATAGCAGACCTGATAAACCACCCAGACCCGTTGAAAAGAGGCGTTGAGCTGGCCAGCTACGATGTGGACGCGTTACTGTTCCACATAGGTATTAGTGTCCAGAAAGCTCGCGGGGTTTCAGCGAAAGACTTGATCAACGAGGTGAGAGAGTTGAGGAGACTGGTTTCCTCCAAGATAGCCGTGGCTGGAGGGCTGAAGCCAGGCGACATAAAACCCTTGATCGACTCAGGAGTCGACATCGTCGTGGTTGGCGGAGCAATAACCAAGAATCCTGAGCCGGAAAAGGTCGTTAAACAAATACTTAGAGAAATGGGTTACGACTAG
- a CDS encoding 5-formyltetrahydrofolate cyclo-ligase, with amino-acid sequence MSLTIKAQKQFLREKIWRLLEEKKVASFPRPVYGRIPNFTGAETAAQRLLGLKVWENAEVVKSNPDSPQAHVREHALREGKTIIMATPRLLNGFLIVKPSNIESSRLRQAATIKGAFKYGRKVSLREIPPIDLVITGCVAVDLRGKRLGKGGGYSELEYAILRELHVLNENTPILTTIHDLQIVEEVPFEPHDYTVDYIATPTRLIRIDAERVRPRGIYWELLGNKENLDVIKELKSIINK; translated from the coding sequence ATGAGTTTAACCATAAAGGCGCAGAAGCAGTTTCTTCGGGAGAAGATCTGGAGGCTACTGGAGGAGAAAAAGGTTGCATCGTTTCCTAGGCCTGTTTACGGTAGAATACCTAACTTCACAGGGGCTGAAACGGCTGCCCAGCGCCTGCTGGGTTTGAAAGTATGGGAGAACGCGGAAGTCGTGAAATCCAACCCGGATTCGCCTCAAGCCCATGTAAGGGAGCATGCGTTGCGGGAGGGAAAAACTATTATTATGGCAACTCCTAGATTGTTAAATGGTTTTCTAATCGTGAAGCCTAGCAACATAGAATCCTCGCGTTTGCGGCAAGCCGCAACTATTAAAGGGGCCTTTAAATATGGTAGAAAAGTTTCGCTTAGAGAAATCCCTCCCATAGACCTGGTGATAACCGGCTGTGTCGCAGTTGACCTGAGAGGGAAGAGGCTTGGAAAGGGGGGTGGCTACTCAGAGCTCGAGTATGCTATTTTAAGAGAGCTTCATGTTCTCAATGAGAATACTCCCATTTTAACAACCATTCATGACCTGCAGATTGTTGAGGAGGTTCCATTCGAACCTCATGATTACACGGTAGACTATATAGCAACCCCAACTAGGCTGATAAGGATCGACGCGGAAAGGGTGAGACCCAGAGGGATTTACTGGGAATTACTTGGCAATAAGGAGAACCTTGATGTAATAAAGGAGCTTAAGTCGATAATCAACAAGTAG
- a CDS encoding polyprenyl synthetase family protein, producing MEEFSDLLNYSVKIVESRLREVFDALEKEASEVSPHLSSIPYIARDYTLRGGKRIRAFLALVGYWSKAWGTGDVDRVSKLMATLELLQSYLLVHDDIMDMDELRRGGPTVHVWFKEECLKTRVSSNCAHYGVSQAITVGDYLEATAVENLAMLKLPGEAFEKLITTYSRGLRKVAYGQYLDVLYSSLPLARVGENDILVVHKLKTASYTVELPLHLGAIASLKYTDRLLNELSSYAIPAGIAFQLRDDIIGLFGDPRTTGKPSGSDVRGKKKTLLIIKAYQLASSSDREFLEKVYDELPGDSITDRDIQRVREIVESTGSLDYNLKLIDELVSQAMREIESAVEINRETKEVLTWLLNKLAYRDK from the coding sequence ATGGAAGAGTTTTCCGATTTGTTGAACTATAGTGTGAAAATCGTTGAGTCAAGACTTCGGGAGGTTTTCGACGCGTTGGAAAAGGAGGCAAGCGAGGTCTCCCCTCATTTGAGCAGCATACCCTATATTGCTAGGGACTATACCCTGCGCGGGGGGAAAAGGATTCGCGCTTTCTTAGCTTTGGTCGGTTACTGGAGTAAGGCTTGGGGAACTGGGGATGTTGATAGAGTTTCAAAGCTGATGGCAACCCTAGAACTGTTACAGAGCTATCTCCTCGTTCACGACGACATCATGGATATGGATGAGTTGAGAAGAGGAGGTCCGACCGTGCATGTATGGTTTAAAGAGGAATGTTTGAAAACTCGTGTATCATCAAACTGCGCCCATTACGGTGTTTCACAAGCCATTACCGTCGGAGACTATCTTGAAGCAACAGCGGTGGAGAACTTGGCCATGCTCAAGCTTCCTGGCGAGGCTTTCGAAAAGCTTATCACGACCTACTCCAGAGGGTTGAGGAAAGTTGCTTACGGACAGTACTTAGACGTTCTCTACTCTAGTCTTCCATTGGCGAGAGTTGGAGAAAACGACATCCTGGTTGTTCACAAATTGAAAACAGCCTCCTACACGGTGGAACTACCTTTACACTTAGGTGCCATAGCTTCATTAAAGTACACGGACAGGCTCTTAAACGAACTCTCCTCTTACGCAATACCCGCTGGGATAGCTTTCCAGCTGAGAGATGATATAATAGGTTTATTCGGCGACCCGCGCACTACGGGAAAGCCCAGCGGGAGCGATGTAAGAGGGAAGAAGAAAACTCTTCTCATCATAAAAGCATACCAGCTCGCATCAAGCAGTGATAGGGAGTTTCTCGAAAAAGTGTATGATGAACTCCCAGGTGACAGTATAACGGACAGGGATATTCAACGAGTAAGAGAGATAGTTGAATCAACCGGTAGTTTAGACTACAATTTGAAACTAATAGATGAGCTCGTCTCACAGGCGATGCGGGAGATTGAAAGCGCTGTTGAAATAAACCGTGAGACGAAGGAGGTTTTGACATGGCTTCTCAATAAGCTAGCTTACAGGGATAAATAA
- a CDS encoding DUF504 domain-containing protein, with product MTRRKGEIEEWLKKIFFGGRKNDYVVYVKYRYEGVDVLKPLPGEFITDVRRGYIFIGEDQVPFHRVVEIRLKNGKLVYRRGEKI from the coding sequence TTGACTAGGAGAAAGGGGGAAATCGAGGAGTGGTTGAAGAAGATCTTCTTCGGGGGTCGTAAAAACGATTACGTTGTCTATGTTAAATACAGGTATGAGGGGGTTGATGTTTTGAAACCATTACCTGGCGAGTTCATAACTGATGTTAGAAGAGGTTATATTTTCATAGGGGAGGATCAAGTACCTTTTCACAGAGTTGTCGAGATAAGGTTAAAAAACGGGAAACTGGTTTACAGGCGTGGCGAAAAAATTTAG